In Aedes albopictus strain Foshan chromosome 3, AalbF5, whole genome shotgun sequence, the genomic window accgattccatagtgaaattactaaccgtacctatgattctcaaccgacaacaaaatctgttaaggtaactgaaatatgcttgaaattactatgcattgtagtaaattcaactaaaagcattgtcgtctcaacaacaaaacattgttattttttccATGACAcggattttacaacacagtatggttaaaaatacaatgcttgtttgttaaattaagactatttttggtaatgttaactgcactgctagttaagttgacagtgttttagtggaattaactgaaaattgttgtcggttgagaatcataggtacggttagtaattttactatggaatcggtagtttccacaacaaaatttatttcagtgtacatcAGCACAACAAAGTTGTGTAAAATATTGTTAGCGTCAATGTTATGATCCTGATGCGAATTACGCAATTATTGTGAGACTCGAATAATCATCACCCACGCACGTACCTTCAGCTTGGATGCCGACGGACTGACCCCCAGGATGAGGGCCGCTTCCCGTTTGTTCATCTTCGGATCGAACCCTCCGCGGTAGTACTTGGAGTTGGCCATCGATTCGGCATCAAACTTCGGTAAACTCTGGATCGCTTCCTGCATCTTGCTAGCGGCGTTCGGCATCTGCCGGAGCAAAGCCCGACCGCCGAATCCAAGGGCGGCCAGCCCAAGGCCCGCAAGGATTATTGATCCGGTCTTGAAATGGATAGTGTAGGGATTAGATAGAATGATTAAATGGGCTGTAACAACAAGTATTTACcattttaaaacaaaaataaGGGCACTAAGCCGATTTGTTACGAAATTACGATCGCTTTGGAGAAGGTAAACAACAGAAATGACAGAACGGTGACAGCCGCGACTGACATTAGGAAATGCAGTACTAGATTTGTGTGCTAAAATGTTGACAGTTTGTCAAAAGTTTGCGTTGTACTAAGTTTCAGTTCAGCGGATATCGCAGTTTTCCAGCTGTCAAACGTGGAGTGTTTCCGTTCTTTTTGATCGTGAAGTGTAATCATGGCGGTCGGCAAAAATAAGGGTACCTCCAAAGGAGGCAAAAAAGGATCGAAAAAGAAGGTTGTGGATCCGTTCACCCGCAAGGATT contains:
- the LOC109398834 gene encoding mitochondrial import inner membrane translocase subunit TIM14 produces the protein MTGSIILAGLGLAALGFGGRALLRQMPNAASKMQEAIQSLPKFDAESMANSKYYRGGFDPKMNKREAALILGVSPSASKLKIKDAHKRIMLLNHPDRGGSPYLAAKINEAKDFMDNSK